A stretch of Myroides oncorhynchi DNA encodes these proteins:
- a CDS encoding site-specific recombinase, whose protein sequence is MLRSPHGVEELFNKYVIDGKVYATEDLLFIVDLVHIFRPKNNKKINRVSIDALIAYLKTHDLERVALMDYINELLSSRHFSRMVSDAGILQDADFFDEVKKRLWAKVLPYQPEKDTYEYVLNQVFYKHTDAEWVDMIPEDQLIELFSLLEFSSIFSDKKEGESLNELLTSIDIITQRMSGRAMESSIINMVPEYSHLESPFRALEHEFTVILQSFQNGEIKFLLDSDINYKQIVILHKQCQEFVNQAFKNSSKYGISMKVNQSLLRLRQQLARVNVLISILVVKEGNLQEKRENTLRLARKLIEYNCYKYNVSGLIRESTQLISYEITQHTAKTGEHYITNSAKEYWHMFKGAMGGGVIVGFMCILKVFAHEANVSKFGEAMLYSLNYALGFCVIYLLGFTLATKQPAMTAATIIKAIEDGRKQHIDNADKHIGFAKLFARLFRSQFIAFIGNVILAFPIAMLLIWGIDQVFDVNIAEHGWEKMLVDADPIESRALFHAGIAGVFLFLSGIISGNVSNRNKHNKVFYRIQEHPWLKRNIGYKRTTKLANWVDTKWPGIASNICFGLFMGTCGTIGAFIGLGIDIRHITFVSGNIALGWYGSEFGAPVNMLVWAFVGMWLIGFMNFLVSFSLSLFLAFRSRNIPFKETKDLIKATWRHFRSFPVEFFLPTSSGVVENPHNLTTGKATDKKEDTH, encoded by the coding sequence ATGTTACGTTCACCACATGGTGTAGAAGAATTATTTAATAAGTATGTTATTGACGGAAAGGTTTATGCGACAGAAGATTTGCTTTTTATTGTTGATTTAGTACATATTTTTAGACCGAAAAATAACAAGAAAATAAATAGAGTATCAATAGATGCTTTAATCGCTTATCTAAAGACGCATGATTTAGAGCGTGTTGCTTTGATGGATTATATAAATGAATTACTATCAAGCAGGCATTTTAGTAGAATGGTATCAGATGCAGGTATACTTCAAGATGCTGATTTCTTTGATGAGGTTAAGAAGCGTCTTTGGGCTAAAGTATTACCTTATCAACCGGAGAAGGATACCTATGAGTATGTACTAAATCAGGTGTTCTATAAGCACACTGATGCGGAATGGGTGGATATGATTCCTGAAGATCAGTTAATAGAATTATTTTCTTTATTAGAGTTTAGTTCTATATTTTCTGATAAAAAAGAAGGAGAAAGCTTAAATGAATTATTGACTTCTATTGATATTATTACCCAACGTATGAGTGGTAGAGCCATGGAAAGTTCTATTATTAATATGGTTCCTGAATATTCTCATCTAGAAAGTCCTTTTAGGGCTTTAGAACATGAGTTTACAGTTATTCTTCAAAGTTTTCAAAATGGTGAGATCAAGTTCCTCTTAGACTCAGACATAAATTATAAGCAGATAGTGATTCTGCATAAGCAATGTCAGGAGTTCGTTAATCAGGCTTTTAAGAATAGTTCGAAGTATGGTATATCTATGAAGGTAAACCAAAGCTTACTTCGTCTTAGACAACAATTAGCAAGGGTAAATGTCCTTATTTCTATCTTGGTTGTCAAAGAAGGGAATTTGCAAGAGAAACGAGAAAACACATTGCGATTAGCCCGCAAATTAATTGAGTACAATTGTTATAAATATAATGTAAGCGGACTTATAAGAGAGAGTACACAGTTGATTTCTTATGAGATTACACAACATACTGCTAAAACTGGAGAACATTATATTACAAATTCTGCTAAGGAATATTGGCATATGTTTAAAGGAGCCATGGGTGGTGGTGTTATAGTAGGATTCATGTGTATCTTGAAAGTCTTTGCCCATGAAGCGAATGTCAGTAAATTCGGAGAGGCTATGTTGTATAGTTTAAACTATGCTTTAGGATTCTGTGTTATTTATCTTTTAGGATTTACACTTGCTACTAAACAGCCCGCAATGACTGCGGCTACTATTATTAAGGCAATTGAAGACGGAAGAAAGCAGCATATTGATAATGCGGATAAGCATATTGGTTTTGCTAAGCTGTTTGCTCGATTATTTAGATCGCAGTTTATTGCTTTTATTGGTAACGTTATTTTAGCATTTCCAATAGCAATGTTACTGATTTGGGGAATAGACCAAGTGTTTGATGTGAATATTGCAGAGCATGGTTGGGAGAAGATGTTAGTAGATGCTGATCCAATAGAGTCTAGAGCTTTATTCCATGCTGGTATAGCAGGAGTATTTCTGTTCTTATCTGGTATTATATCTGGTAACGTATCAAATAGAAATAAGCACAATAAAGTGTTTTATCGTATACAAGAACACCCTTGGTTAAAGAGAAATATAGGATACAAGCGTACTACTAAACTAGCAAATTGGGTAGATACTAAATGGCCAGGCATAGCATCAAATATTTGTTTTGGTTTATTTATGGGAACATGTGGTACTATTGGGGCATTTATAGGATTGGGAATAGATATTCGACATATTACATTTGTTAGTGGTAATATAGCATTAGGATGGTATGGCTCTGAGTTTGGAGCACCTGTTAATATGTTAGTATGGGCATTTGTAGGGATGTGGTTGATAGGATTTATGAATTTCTTAGTGAGTTTTTCATTATCTTTATTTTTAGCTTTCAGATCACGTAATATACCATTTAAAGAAACAAAAGACTTAATTAAGGCTACATGGAGACATTTTAGAAGTTTTCCAGTAGAGTTCTTTTTGCCTACTTCAAGTGGGGTGGTAGAAAATCCTCATAACCTTACAACCGGTAAGGCTACAGATAAAAAAGAAGATACACACTAG
- a CDS encoding septal ring lytic transglycosylase RlpA family protein, translating to MFLAGCSSSRNTSYSTKGNYKSNVIASYYHNKFNGKRTASGEKFHNSGMTAAHKSLPFNTKVKVTNLKNNKSVKVRINDRGPFSKGREIDLSKKAFMKIADHKNDGLLRVDIKIIK from the coding sequence ATGTTTTTAGCAGGTTGTTCTTCCTCTAGAAACACAAGTTATTCAACAAAAGGCAATTATAAATCTAATGTAATTGCATCTTATTATCACAATAAGTTTAATGGAAAGCGTACCGCAAGTGGGGAAAAATTCCACAATTCGGGTATGACTGCCGCACATAAATCCCTTCCTTTTAATACTAAAGTGAAAGTAACGAACCTAAAGAATAATAAATCTGTAAAAGTTCGTATTAACGATAGAGGACCTTTTTCGAAAGGTCGTGAAATCGATCTTTCAAAAAAAGCTTTTATGAAAATAGCAGATCATAAAAACGATGGTCTATTACGGGTAGATATTAAGATTATCAAATAA
- a CDS encoding CYTH domain-containing protein, which produces MIEIERKFLVNSLDFIKQSYKHHKITQGYLNSHPERTVRIRLKDELAFITIKGKSNDTGTSRLEWEKQIDFNEANQLINLCEDYVISKTRYLIKSGIHTFEVDVFHGDNEGLILAEIELSSETEAYNKSNWLGEEVTGDIKYYNSYIANNPFKNW; this is translated from the coding sequence ATGATCGAAATAGAAAGAAAGTTTTTAGTCAACTCACTGGATTTCATTAAACAATCTTATAAACACCATAAGATTACTCAAGGATATTTAAACTCTCATCCTGAAAGAACAGTGCGCATAAGGTTAAAAGATGAACTCGCTTTTATAACAATAAAAGGAAAAAGTAATGATACTGGAACATCTCGACTAGAATGGGAAAAGCAAATTGACTTTAATGAAGCTAATCAATTGATTAATCTATGTGAAGACTATGTAATCTCTAAGACTAGATATTTAATCAAATCTGGAATACACACTTTCGAAGTAGATGTATTTCACGGTGATAATGAAGGGTTAATTCTCGCAGAAATAGAATTGTCTTCAGAAACAGAAGCCTATAATAAATCAAATTGGTTAGGGGAAGAGGTCACAGGTGATATAAAGTACTACAATTCTTATATCGCCAATAACCCATTTAAAAACTGGTAA
- a CDS encoding BlaI/MecI/CopY family transcriptional regulator, whose amino-acid sequence MEKLTNKEEEIMCILWKLEKGFVNDILEHMPEPKPHYNTLSTLVRILEEKGVVSYKAYGKSHQYFPLVKMEDYRKMFMEETMEKYFDNSFSNLVSFFVKDKKLSKNELDELMQIIEQNKK is encoded by the coding sequence ATGGAAAAGCTGACTAATAAAGAAGAGGAGATTATGTGTATCCTCTGGAAACTTGAGAAGGGATTTGTCAATGATATTTTAGAACATATGCCAGAACCGAAACCTCATTATAATACATTGTCTACGTTAGTGCGTATTTTAGAAGAAAAAGGAGTGGTGTCTTATAAAGCATATGGAAAGTCTCATCAATATTTTCCATTGGTTAAGATGGAGGATTATCGCAAGATGTTTATGGAAGAGACGATGGAGAAATATTTTGATAATTCGTTTAGTAATCTAGTGAGTTTTTTTGTGAAGGATAAGAAGTTATCTAAGAATGAACTAGATGAATTGATGCAAATTATAGAACAGAATAAAAAATAG
- a CDS encoding monovalent cation:proton antiporter-2 (CPA2) family protein has translation MNDFLAQAFIFLFAAVVCVLISKKLGMGSVLGYLFAGVLIGPFVLKFVGTDGADIMHATEFGVVMMLFLVGLELDPKEFWKIKNEIIGLGTAQAVGTTAIIATIAHLGLDMTIGTSLTIGFVITMSSTAIILQTISERGLNQSNAGKSSFAVLLFQDIMVIPMMAIIPLLAVSTNTPITTEADSWLNGAPVFMKTLAILGAISMIFVVGNYIVNPLFKSVGRLQIREIYTASALLLVIGVSLLMRTVGLSPALGAFIAGVVLANNPYKHQLESDIEPFKALLLGIFFIAVGSTINFKVIKDEPLVILSLLLGSMGIKAIVLLAIGKWKKFPKDQNFLFAILLSQVGEFAFVILALGKTINLINQQWYDYLLATTALSMVVTPILLLLNEKWIAPYLGLSPSTKEKQEFDDLSHITAHKKIVIAGFGDFGNTIGRLLQANDVPTLVLDNDAERVDHLRKLGFNVYYGDATSINILKSIGVEDADYVIAAMDPPELNQQLVAVLRKHFPNVEVIVRAKNRKNAYEYLQDGLTEVYRETFFSAVYVGGVMLEKLGFSHEEATNQSELFIKSDRASLRKLAKNIHNLEDYINVSRLEFAEQSDMMKNNLQNTRNHKKTTESKIEETANVTSEN, from the coding sequence ATGAATGATTTTTTGGCACAGGCATTTATCTTTCTCTTTGCTGCCGTTGTATGTGTCCTGATTTCAAAGAAATTAGGTATGGGATCTGTATTAGGCTATCTATTTGCAGGTGTTCTGATAGGACCTTTTGTATTAAAGTTTGTAGGGACTGATGGTGCAGATATTATGCACGCTACAGAATTTGGTGTTGTCATGATGCTGTTCTTAGTAGGACTAGAACTGGATCCAAAAGAATTCTGGAAAATTAAAAATGAGATTATCGGACTTGGTACAGCACAGGCTGTTGGTACTACAGCTATTATAGCGACTATTGCTCATCTAGGGCTAGATATGACCATAGGTACATCTCTAACCATAGGGTTTGTCATAACAATGTCTTCTACTGCTATTATACTTCAAACCATTTCAGAACGCGGATTAAACCAATCTAATGCGGGTAAATCAAGCTTTGCTGTACTTTTATTTCAGGATATAATGGTAATCCCAATGATGGCGATTATTCCATTATTAGCAGTATCTACGAACACACCAATAACAACAGAAGCTGATAGCTGGTTAAATGGTGCTCCTGTCTTTATGAAGACCCTTGCTATCTTAGGGGCTATCTCAATGATCTTTGTTGTTGGTAACTACATTGTCAATCCTCTGTTCAAGTCTGTAGGACGACTACAGATTAGAGAGATTTATACCGCCTCAGCATTATTATTAGTAATTGGAGTATCACTACTAATGAGAACAGTAGGTCTATCTCCAGCGTTAGGAGCGTTCATCGCAGGTGTAGTACTTGCTAACAATCCTTATAAACATCAACTAGAAAGTGATATTGAACCTTTTAAAGCTTTATTATTAGGAATATTCTTTATTGCTGTAGGTTCTACTATTAACTTTAAAGTTATCAAAGATGAACCATTAGTCATTCTGAGCTTGTTACTAGGGTCTATGGGGATAAAAGCTATAGTTTTACTAGCTATTGGAAAATGGAAAAAATTCCCTAAAGATCAGAATTTCTTATTTGCGATTTTACTTTCTCAAGTAGGTGAATTTGCATTTGTAATCTTAGCCTTAGGAAAGACTATTAACTTGATAAATCAGCAGTGGTATGACTATCTACTTGCGACGACAGCTTTGTCTATGGTTGTGACACCAATACTATTGTTATTAAACGAGAAATGGATAGCTCCATACCTAGGACTAAGCCCTTCTACAAAAGAGAAACAAGAATTTGATGACCTATCGCATATTACAGCTCATAAAAAAATTGTAATTGCAGGTTTCGGAGATTTTGGTAATACTATTGGACGACTTTTACAAGCCAATGATGTACCTACTCTCGTTCTTGATAATGATGCAGAACGAGTAGATCACCTGCGTAAACTTGGTTTTAATGTCTATTATGGAGATGCTACTTCTATCAATATCTTAAAATCAATAGGCGTAGAAGATGCCGATTACGTAATAGCCGCTATGGATCCCCCAGAACTGAATCAACAATTAGTAGCTGTGCTTCGCAAGCACTTCCCTAATGTAGAAGTAATCGTACGTGCTAAAAACCGTAAAAATGCTTACGAATATCTTCAAGATGGATTGACAGAAGTCTATAGAGAAACTTTCTTCTCCGCAGTTTATGTTGGAGGTGTAATGTTAGAAAAACTAGGGTTTAGCCATGAAGAAGCAACTAATCAGAGTGAGCTATTCATTAAAAGTGATAGAGCATCCCTTCGCAAACTTGCAAAGAACATACACAATTTAGAAGACTACATAAATGTCTCTAGATTAGAGTTTGCAGAACAATCTGACATGATGAAAAACAATCTTCAGAATACAAGAAACCACAAAAAAACCACAGAGTCTAAAATAGAAGAAACTGCTAATGTAACTTCTGAGAACTAA
- the dinB gene encoding DNA polymerase IV, producing the protein MNRKIIHVDMDAFYASVEQLDFPELRGKALAVGGSEERGVIAAASYEARKFGVRSAMSGVMAKKNCPHLIFVKPRFERYKEISRIIRLVFYEYTDLVEPLALDEAFLDVTENKIGCPSATLIAHEIRMKIFERTGLTASAGISVNKFLAKIASDYNKPNGQKTIEPHEIVEFLERLEIKKFFGIGKKTADRMYHLGIFMGLDLKSKTEEFLTEHFGKSGKIYYDVVRGISHSPVQPNRTMKSVGTERTFDENLSSEVYIESRLESLVEELSLRLKKQNLAGKTVTLKIKYSDFVQQTRSITVSYFVSDYDIIFDLAKALLYQERLKDSVRLIGVSLSNLNTDEKKRPIAVQLSFDF; encoded by the coding sequence ATGAATCGTAAGATAATACATGTCGATATGGATGCTTTCTATGCATCAGTAGAACAATTAGACTTTCCTGAATTAAGAGGTAAGGCCTTGGCTGTTGGTGGAAGTGAAGAGAGAGGGGTTATTGCGGCAGCTAGTTATGAAGCAAGGAAGTTCGGAGTTCGGAGTGCCATGAGCGGAGTGATGGCTAAAAAGAATTGTCCTCATCTCATTTTTGTCAAGCCAAGGTTTGAGCGTTATAAAGAAATCTCTAGAATAATTAGATTAGTATTCTATGAATATACTGATCTAGTAGAACCATTAGCATTAGATGAAGCATTCTTAGATGTAACGGAGAATAAGATAGGTTGTCCGAGTGCAACCTTGATTGCGCATGAGATTAGAATGAAGATATTTGAAAGAACTGGACTTACTGCGTCTGCTGGTATCTCTGTTAATAAATTTCTTGCCAAAATAGCAAGTGACTATAATAAACCCAATGGACAAAAGACAATTGAACCTCATGAGATAGTTGAATTTTTAGAGCGTTTAGAGATAAAGAAGTTCTTCGGTATCGGAAAAAAGACGGCAGATAGGATGTACCATTTGGGTATTTTTATGGGGTTAGACCTAAAGAGTAAGACAGAAGAGTTTTTGACAGAGCACTTCGGTAAGTCAGGTAAGATCTACTATGATGTCGTAAGAGGGATAAGTCATTCTCCAGTACAACCAAATCGAACGATGAAGTCTGTTGGAACTGAACGTACATTTGATGAAAACTTGTCCTCTGAAGTTTATATAGAGTCAAGACTAGAGTCTTTAGTTGAGGAACTTAGTTTAAGGCTAAAAAAACAAAATCTCGCAGGAAAAACAGTTACATTAAAGATTAAGTATTCAGATTTTGTTCAACAAACTCGTAGTATAACGGTTTCTTATTTTGTGTCAGATTACGATATTATCTTTGATTTAGCTAAGGCTTTGCTTTATCAAGAGCGATTAAAGGATTCTGTTCGTTTAATAGGCGTATCGCTGTCCAATTTAAATACGGATGAAAAGAAGAGACCTATTGCTGTTCAGTTAAGTTTTGATTTCTAA
- a CDS encoding M56 family metallopeptidase, with the protein MTPILIYILKVNGLLLIVYLFYKLFLQKETYVRANRLYFLLGVALSVTLPLFTYTKVETVEFELIPEKLGIVADANKVIPISDSSLSNEEGGLESTPDIKDLKHLAVETATVQQSDWSAVDYSGLAMRLFIVMTGLSLLWLVYKVQRLIRHIYRLPISQIDASVRIDHSSTDAYSFLRWVVLPSDYKSMDQLEVVLAHERVHVRQWHSGDLILMEILKHLFWFNPALHLLQKEVNLNLEYIVDEKIAREEDVYSYQKALVLYESNKLGYTPMVNTFGSSDLKKRILMLNNPKSTNMRRLKYLLLSPVIGGFFFLFQIEVQAQYVEKVSGTSTVPVPPQPMSVDVIDEMIKEGEKAKFLGEEAKRIGEEAKRVGEDAKTTAKKREEINTVFSRVSVSGDNNKTPLYIVDGNVAKEIKDLDASTIESMDILKGDSATELYGNRAMNGAVVVKLKKNIKDVPYIVNGFVYSYNEFTALGNPISSIASMDVLDIDIATKRYGEVGKNGAIVVKLKPDTEWTNKGSFMDGSRNVGHASGTTSYVLSLQDKEGNTIETKTYKSRAEMDKAMEAGIKKLDKEAKKKEIEALKAEVEIKKHEYASKREKALADLEERKVLLDQKLKKQLEEREYQQKRERVLLDQKAKQQLEEREEVRKESNVWKVKSIGNVKSNKDVRIFLDGSTLHQESEIINESFKGLVLVNDVEKFSEDLKSINTQDVIAVEYYKGASAVKKYGERAKDGVILLRTK; encoded by the coding sequence ATGACACCCATTCTGATATATATATTAAAAGTAAACGGATTGCTATTAATAGTTTATCTGTTTTATAAATTGTTTTTACAAAAGGAGACTTATGTAAGAGCTAATCGCTTATACTTCTTGTTGGGAGTGGCGTTAAGTGTTACTCTTCCTTTGTTTACCTATACTAAAGTAGAGACAGTAGAGTTTGAACTAATTCCTGAAAAGTTAGGTATTGTTGCTGATGCTAATAAGGTGATTCCAATTAGTGATTCCTCTTTATCCAATGAAGAGGGAGGTCTAGAAAGCACCCCTGATATTAAAGATTTAAAACACCTAGCTGTTGAAACAGCTACAGTACAACAGTCAGATTGGTCCGCGGTTGATTATTCTGGCTTAGCTATGAGACTTTTTATAGTTATGACTGGACTTAGTCTTTTATGGCTAGTGTATAAAGTACAGAGGTTAATACGTCATATTTATAGACTTCCCATTAGTCAGATAGATGCAAGTGTGCGTATAGATCATAGTAGTACTGATGCATATTCGTTTTTGAGATGGGTAGTGTTACCTAGTGATTATAAGTCTATGGATCAGTTAGAGGTGGTATTAGCTCATGAGCGTGTGCATGTGAGACAGTGGCATAGTGGAGATCTTATTCTTATGGAGATCTTAAAGCATCTGTTTTGGTTTAATCCTGCATTACATCTGTTGCAGAAGGAGGTTAATCTTAACTTAGAGTATATTGTAGATGAGAAGATAGCTCGTGAAGAGGATGTGTATAGTTATCAGAAAGCATTAGTGCTGTATGAATCTAATAAATTAGGGTATACTCCTATGGTGAATACATTCGGTTCTTCTGATTTGAAGAAGCGTATCTTAATGCTTAACAACCCAAAATCAACGAATATGAGACGTTTAAAATATTTATTACTTAGTCCTGTGATAGGGGGATTCTTCTTTCTATTTCAGATAGAGGTGCAAGCGCAGTATGTAGAGAAAGTTAGTGGTACATCTACTGTACCTGTGCCACCTCAACCTATGTCTGTTGATGTGATAGATGAAATGATAAAAGAAGGGGAGAAAGCTAAGTTTTTAGGTGAAGAAGCAAAACGCATAGGTGAAGAAGCGAAACGTGTAGGAGAGGATGCTAAAACTACAGCTAAAAAACGTGAAGAGATTAATACTGTTTTTTCTAGAGTATCCGTATCTGGAGATAATAATAAAACTCCACTATATATAGTAGATGGAAATGTAGCGAAAGAGATCAAAGATCTAGATGCTAGTACTATCGAGTCAATGGATATCCTTAAAGGTGATTCAGCTACTGAGTTATATGGAAATAGAGCAATGAATGGGGCAGTAGTAGTTAAACTTAAGAAGAATATAAAAGATGTTCCTTATATCGTGAATGGATTTGTGTATTCTTATAACGAGTTTACAGCGTTAGGTAATCCTATATCAAGTATCGCTAGTATGGATGTATTAGATATAGATATAGCTACTAAACGTTATGGAGAAGTAGGTAAGAATGGAGCTATCGTGGTCAAACTAAAACCTGATACAGAATGGACGAATAAAGGGAGCTTTATGGATGGTTCTCGTAATGTAGGGCATGCTTCTGGGACTACGTCTTACGTGTTAAGTCTTCAGGATAAAGAGGGTAATACGATAGAGACTAAGACTTATAAATCAAGAGCAGAAATGGATAAAGCTATGGAAGCTGGAATAAAAAAACTTGATAAAGAAGCGAAAAAGAAGGAAATAGAAGCGCTTAAAGCTGAAGTAGAAATTAAAAAACACGAGTATGCCTCTAAGAGAGAAAAAGCTCTTGCAGACCTAGAAGAAAGGAAAGTTTTGCTAGATCAAAAATTGAAAAAGCAATTGGAGGAGAGAGAGTACCAACAAAAGAGAGAGAGAGTTTTATTAGATCAAAAAGCGAAACAACAACTGGAAGAGAGAGAGGAAGTAAGAAAGGAAAGTAATGTATGGAAGGTTAAGTCTATTGGAAACGTAAAATCGAATAAAGATGTGCGCATTTTTCTAGATGGGTCAACGTTACATCAAGAGAGTGAAATTATAAATGAAAGTTTTAAAGGATTGGTATTGGTAAATGATGTAGAGAAGTTTAGTGAAGATCTTAAAAGTATCAATACCCAAGATGTGATAGCAGTGGAATATTATAAAGGAGCTTCTGCAGTAAAGAAGTATGGAGAAAGAGCTAAAGATGGCGTCATCTTACTCAGAACAAAATAA
- a CDS encoding ATP-binding cassette domain-containing protein: protein MSFSHSLHVDSLSYSIDNKLILRGVYLSATTGDILNIRGRNGSGKSTLLNILFGSIKPNYHHIKIDDQVIMNRHKLNKYFSYKPQFDLFPKHLKVCDVIKENTIRDTPLYPYFNTKIKDLSTGEKQLIQTLYVLDLPQPICLLDEPFAGVSPILQEFISQVIKEKARHKIIILTDHNTDLVDSIVTKVMILDNGVLTPK from the coding sequence ATGTCATTTAGCCATTCTTTACATGTAGATAGCCTAAGTTATTCTATCGATAATAAACTTATATTAAGAGGTGTATATCTATCTGCTACTACTGGAGATATACTCAATATCCGTGGTCGTAATGGCTCTGGAAAATCAACCCTTCTGAATATATTATTTGGTAGTATTAAGCCTAACTATCATCATATCAAAATAGATGATCAAGTGATAATGAATAGACACAAACTCAACAAATATTTTAGCTATAAACCACAGTTTGACCTCTTTCCTAAGCATTTAAAAGTATGTGACGTAATTAAAGAGAACACAATAAGAGATACTCCTCTTTATCCATATTTCAACACCAAAATAAAAGACTTATCAACAGGCGAAAAACAACTAATACAGACCCTATACGTCTTAGACTTACCTCAACCTATTTGCTTATTAGATGAACCCTTCGCAGGGGTCTCTCCCATATTACAAGAATTTATTTCTCAGGTTATTAAAGAGAAAGCAAGGCATAAAATAATCATCCTAACTGATCATAATACTGACTTAGTTGATTCTATCGTTACTAAAGTAATGATCTTAGATAATGGGGTATTAACCCCAAAATAG
- a CDS encoding septal ring lytic transglycosylase RlpA family protein has product MKAYQYLLAVFFMIFLSSFGGTTRIVKENKVKIALAKVVPDSITEENDSIVMAADAEENFIVLDEDTQASYYHDKFTGRKTASGAVFNNKEYTAAHKSLPFGTKVKVTNLKNKRFVILTITDRGPFVKGRNIDMSKKAFSDLTDNVGRGVLDVKIEKFVGENEEEI; this is encoded by the coding sequence ATGAAAGCATATCAATATTTACTAGCTGTATTCTTTATGATTTTCTTATCAAGTTTTGGTGGAACGACAAGAATTGTTAAAGAAAATAAAGTTAAAATCGCATTGGCAAAAGTAGTTCCAGATTCTATTACAGAAGAGAACGATTCTATCGTTATGGCTGCAGATGCAGAAGAGAATTTTATTGTATTAGATGAGGATACTCAAGCTTCGTATTACCACGATAAATTCACTGGACGAAAAACAGCTAGTGGGGCAGTTTTTAACAACAAAGAATATACTGCAGCGCATAAATCACTGCCTTTCGGAACTAAAGTTAAAGTAACAAACTTAAAGAATAAACGTTTTGTTATACTTACAATTACGGATCGTGGACCATTTGTAAAAGGCAGAAATATAGATATGTCAAAGAAGGCTTTTAGTGACCTTACTGATAATGTTGGACGCGGAGTTTTAGATGTGAAAATCGAAAAGTTCGTAGGGGAAAATGAAGAAGAGATTTAG
- a CDS encoding S66 peptidase family protein, with amino-acid sequence MIRPDYLKKGDKVAIVCTARKFSKDEAELAIALMSSWGLEVVLGDTIGLDNYQLGGTDKQRADDFTKQLRDPEIKAIWCARGGYGTVRIIDEIDFTGFRDNPKWVIGFSDVTVLHSHVHNLGVETIHGIMAFSVAKSLVDSRDSLYRALFGQQISYMIKSDISNKIGHGQGELVGGNLSILYSLLGSVSSMDTEGKVLFIEDLDEYLYHLDRMLHNLKRNGLLSGLSGLVVGGMTDMHDNAIPFGYDAKQIILSITAEYDYPIVFDFPAGHGEENLALNLGREVKLDVSLEHTQLTFI; translated from the coding sequence ATGATAAGACCCGATTATTTAAAAAAAGGAGATAAAGTAGCTATCGTATGTACAGCACGTAAGTTTAGTAAAGATGAAGCTGAATTAGCTATCGCATTAATGAGTTCATGGGGATTAGAAGTTGTGTTGGGGGATACTATCGGTTTAGATAATTATCAATTAGGAGGAACGGATAAGCAACGTGCTGATGACTTTACTAAGCAACTGAGGGATCCTGAGATTAAAGCGATATGGTGCGCTAGAGGAGGATATGGAACGGTACGCATTATTGACGAGATTGATTTTACGGGATTTAGAGATAATCCGAAGTGGGTTATAGGCTTTAGTGATGTGACTGTCTTACATAGCCACGTTCATAATCTTGGTGTAGAGACGATACATGGTATAATGGCATTTAGTGTAGCGAAGTCATTAGTTGACTCTAGAGATTCGCTGTATAGAGCATTGTTTGGACAACAGATTTCTTATATGATTAAATCTGATATAAGTAATAAGATTGGACATGGTCAAGGTGAGTTAGTTGGAGGAAATTTATCTATTCTATATAGTCTCTTAGGATCGGTATCTTCGATGGACACAGAAGGGAAGGTATTGTTTATAGAAGATCTCGATGAGTATCTCTATCATTTAGACCGCATGCTCCATAATCTTAAACGCAATGGATTGTTGAGTGGTTTGAGTGGTTTGGTTGTTGGTGGAATGACCGATATGCATGATAACGCTATTCCCTTTGGTTACGATGCAAAGCAAATCATCCTTTCAATTACAGCAGAATATGATTATCCTATCGTTTTTGATTTCCCTGCTGGACATGGTGAAGAAAACCTAGCACTAAATCTTGGTAGAGAGGTTAAATTAGATGTCTCGTTAGAACATACGCAATTAACATTCATATAG